One [Limnothrix rosea] IAM M-220 genomic window, ATCACAAGATTTTTAAAGAACAGTCTCATCCAGTAGACAATAGGTTCTGCGCCATCTTGGCATTGAGTTTCTCCTCTCATACAGCAAGCTCAGATAGACCAGCCGATTAAGCTCAGGCTGGTTTTTTATTATTTTTGTCACTTGATATGTAGTGCTAGAAACCATAGCCATCTGCAAATATGCAACTTGGAAGGGGAATTTTTTATCTTGACGAAAAAATGGCTTAAATGAGCGAGCAAACAGAGTCTTTACAAGGGAAAGAAATAATTCTGTTTTGAAGAGGAAGCGGCTATAATAACCGAGTTCTGAGACCGCTCTATCATTCACTGTTAACCTCAAATTCATGTCTGATTCCACCCATTCCACCCGTGACGAACTCCGTGCTGCCCGCCTCGAAAAGGTGCATCAGCTCAAGGCGATCGCCATGAACCCCTACGCATACAAATGGGAAGTCAGTCACCACACCGCAGCACTTCAAGACAAATATAAAGACATTGCCGCCGGTGAAGAAGTCGAAGACCACGTTTCCATCGCAGGGCGTATCCTTGCCCGTCGCGTTTTCGGCAAACTAGCATTCTTTAGCCTGCAGGACGAAACAGGCACAATTCAGCTCTATCTCGATAAAAAACTCATTAATACAGGCATGCCTCATATCGAAGGCGCATTCAATCACCTGAAAAAATTAACCGATGTGGGCGACATCATCGGCGTTAAAGGCATGATTAAACGCACAGAAAAAGGCGAACTGTCCATCAAAGTCAGTGAATTTGCCATGCTCACAAAATCTCTATTGCCATTACCCGACAAATGGCATGGTTTAACCGACATCGAAAAACGTTATCGCCAACGTTATGTGGATCTGATTATCAACCCTGACGTTCGTGAAACTTTCCGTTGTCGCGCCAGAATTACCGCAGCCATTCGTCGTTACCTAGAGGAAAAAGATTTTCTCGAAATTGAAACCCCAGTTTTGCAAGGGGAGGCAGGCGGCGCTGAAGCCCGTCCCTTTATCACCCACCACAACACCCTGGATATGCCGCTGTATCTGCGGATTGCCACAGAACTTCACCTCAAGCGTTTGGTTGTGGGTGGCTTTGAGCGGGTATTTGAAATGGGGCGTATCTTCCGTAATGAAGGGGTTTCGACTAAACACAATCCTGAATTTACCTCCATTGAGGTTTACCAAGCCTACGGTGACTACCACGACATGATGGATTTGACGGAGGATCTGATCCGCACTTTAGCGAAGGACATCATTGGCACTGTGGAGCTGCCCTATGGCGAAGCAATGGTAGATGTTGGCTCTCCCTGGCGACGGGAAACCATGCAAAATCTTGTACAAGCGGCCACGGGTGTCGATTTTCTTGCCTTTGATGATTTTGAAGCCGCGGCAAACGCAGCAGAGAAAGCCGGGATCGGGATTCCGGAGCAGGTCAATAGTCTTGGTCAACTTCTAAATGAAGCCTTTGAGCAAAAAGTTGAAGAAACGCTGATTCAGCCGACCTTTGTGACGGAATATCCCGTTGAGGTTTCGCCCCTCGCTAAGCCCCACCGTGATAAGCAGGGCTTGACCGAGCGTTTTGAATTATTTGTGGTGGGTCGTGAGCTGGCCAATGGTTTTTCTGAGTTGACAGATCCGATTGATCAGCGGCAACGTTTGGAAGCTCAGGCGGCTAAAAAAGCGGCGGGGGATGTGGAAGCCTGTGATGTGGACGAAGATTTTGTCACGGCTCTCGAATATGGCATGCCGCCCACAGTGGGTTTAGGCATCGGGATTGATCGTCTTGTGATGCTTTTGACGAATTCTGAAAGTATCCGTGATGTGATTGCTTTCCCTCTGCTCAAACAAAAAGCGAAGGATGCGGATGGGGACATTGATGCTGTGAATAGCTAAGCGGATCGTCCATGGATAGTTTTGAATTTTTATAGGTTTAGGTTTAACCCACAAAAAAAATGAATCAACAACGTTTAGAAGCCGTTTTGGCGATCGCCCGCGAGATTGGCTGGGGAGCTGGAGACATATTGCGTCGCCATTACAAAGGCGATATAAAAGATATTTCGAATAAAGCTGATGGCCCCGTCA contains:
- the lysS gene encoding lysine--tRNA ligase produces the protein MSDSTHSTRDELRAARLEKVHQLKAIAMNPYAYKWEVSHHTAALQDKYKDIAAGEEVEDHVSIAGRILARRVFGKLAFFSLQDETGTIQLYLDKKLINTGMPHIEGAFNHLKKLTDVGDIIGVKGMIKRTEKGELSIKVSEFAMLTKSLLPLPDKWHGLTDIEKRYRQRYVDLIINPDVRETFRCRARITAAIRRYLEEKDFLEIETPVLQGEAGGAEARPFITHHNTLDMPLYLRIATELHLKRLVVGGFERVFEMGRIFRNEGVSTKHNPEFTSIEVYQAYGDYHDMMDLTEDLIRTLAKDIIGTVELPYGEAMVDVGSPWRRETMQNLVQAATGVDFLAFDDFEAAANAAEKAGIGIPEQVNSLGQLLNEAFEQKVEETLIQPTFVTEYPVEVSPLAKPHRDKQGLTERFELFVVGRELANGFSELTDPIDQRQRLEAQAAKKAAGDVEACDVDEDFVTALEYGMPPTVGLGIGIDRLVMLLTNSESIRDVIAFPLLKQKAKDADGDIDAVNS